One window of the Methylocystis parvus OBBP genome contains the following:
- a CDS encoding Tex family protein, which produces MTSIVERLSEELAAKSWQVEAAIGLLDGGSTVPFIARYRKEATGQLDDVQLRKLEERLRYLRELEERRKAILDSIESQGKLDDALKRVIMEADNKARLEDIYLPFKPKRRTKAQIAIEAGLAPLAEALLSSPDKDPKAQAESYVNAEKNVATVEAALDGARAILVERFAEDADLIGALREEHWRQAALKSKPREGKQAAAVKYSDYFEFSQPVAKLPSHRILALFRGEKEEMLELEMAPEAEPGLGGYETRIARRYNIEDRGRPGDKWLLDTARWAWRTKIELHLSVDARARLWKFAEEEAIRVFAENLRDLLLAAPAGARATIGLDPGFRTGVKVAVIDATGKIVATTAIYPHEPQRRWDDSLATLASLARQHKIELIAIGNGTASRETDKLAGELMSKHPELKLTKIVVSEAGASVYSASEYASKELPDLDVSLRGAASIARRLQDPLAELVKVTPKSIGVGQYQHDVSEMKLSRALDAVVEDCVNAVGVDVNTASAPLLARVSGLGETLAANIVAHRDANGPFRTRAALKGVPRLGPKAFEQCAGFLRIIDGDDPLDRSGVHPEAYPLVRRILDAAKTDIKTLIGNANELRKLKPAQFADATFGAPTVTDVFAELEKPGRDPRPAFKTATFQEGVETLNDLRPGMTLEGVVTNVAAFGAFVDIGVHQDGLVHISALSKEFVKDPRSVVKPGDIVKVKVMEVDVPRKRISLSMRLDDVPGQQAKGGQAPSRDQNRPRGPQSFGAPRGGKPAGDSPGGLGEALLAAMKQKGGR; this is translated from the coding sequence ATGACATCGATCGTCGAGCGGCTGAGCGAGGAGCTTGCGGCGAAATCCTGGCAGGTGGAGGCCGCGATCGGGCTTCTCGACGGCGGCTCCACAGTGCCCTTCATCGCGCGTTACCGCAAGGAAGCGACGGGCCAGCTCGACGACGTGCAATTGCGCAAGCTCGAAGAACGGCTGCGTTATCTGCGCGAGCTGGAGGAGCGCCGCAAGGCGATTCTCGATTCGATCGAATCGCAGGGCAAGCTCGACGACGCGCTGAAGCGCGTCATTATGGAGGCCGACAACAAGGCGCGCCTCGAAGACATTTATCTGCCCTTCAAGCCCAAGCGCCGCACCAAGGCGCAGATCGCGATCGAAGCGGGCCTCGCGCCTTTGGCTGAAGCCTTGCTTTCATCCCCGGACAAGGATCCGAAAGCGCAGGCCGAAAGCTATGTGAACGCCGAGAAGAATGTGGCGACCGTCGAAGCCGCCCTGGACGGCGCTCGCGCCATCCTCGTCGAACGATTCGCGGAAGACGCCGATCTCATCGGCGCGCTGCGCGAGGAGCATTGGCGGCAAGCCGCGCTGAAATCGAAGCCGCGCGAGGGCAAGCAGGCGGCGGCCGTCAAATATTCGGATTATTTCGAATTCTCGCAACCCGTCGCCAAGCTTCCGTCGCACCGCATTCTCGCGCTCTTTCGCGGCGAGAAGGAAGAAATGCTGGAGCTCGAAATGGCGCCGGAGGCCGAGCCCGGCCTGGGGGGCTACGAGACCCGAATCGCGCGCCGCTACAATATCGAAGACCGTGGCCGGCCCGGCGACAAATGGCTTCTCGACACGGCGCGCTGGGCCTGGCGGACCAAGATCGAGCTGCATCTTTCCGTCGATGCGCGCGCTCGGCTGTGGAAATTCGCGGAGGAGGAAGCGATCCGCGTCTTCGCCGAGAATTTGCGCGATCTGCTTCTGGCGGCGCCCGCCGGCGCGCGCGCCACGATCGGCCTCGATCCGGGCTTTCGCACCGGCGTCAAGGTCGCCGTCATCGATGCGACCGGCAAGATCGTCGCGACGACGGCGATCTATCCGCATGAGCCGCAACGGCGCTGGGACGACTCCCTCGCGACGCTGGCGAGCCTCGCGCGCCAGCACAAGATCGAGCTGATCGCCATCGGCAACGGCACGGCCTCGCGCGAGACCGACAAGCTCGCCGGCGAGCTGATGTCGAAACATCCCGAATTGAAGCTCACCAAGATCGTCGTGTCGGAAGCCGGCGCCTCGGTCTATTCGGCCTCGGAATACGCTTCGAAGGAACTGCCCGATCTCGACGTGTCGCTGCGCGGCGCCGCCTCCATTGCGCGCCGCCTGCAGGACCCGCTGGCGGAGCTCGTGAAGGTGACGCCCAAATCGATCGGCGTCGGCCAGTATCAGCACGACGTCTCCGAGATGAAATTGTCGCGCGCGCTGGACGCGGTGGTGGAAGACTGCGTGAACGCGGTCGGCGTCGATGTGAACACCGCTTCCGCGCCGCTGCTGGCGCGCGTGTCAGGCCTCGGCGAAACGCTCGCCGCCAATATCGTCGCGCATCGCGACGCCAACGGCCCCTTCAGGACGCGCGCGGCGCTGAAGGGCGTGCCGCGCCTCGGGCCGAAGGCGTTCGAGCAGTGCGCGGGCTTTCTGCGCATCATCGACGGCGACGATCCGCTGGACCGTTCCGGCGTGCATCCGGAAGCCTATCCGCTGGTGCGGCGCATTCTCGACGCGGCGAAGACCGACATCAAGACGCTCATCGGCAATGCGAACGAGCTGCGCAAGCTCAAACCCGCGCAATTCGCGGACGCGACCTTCGGCGCGCCGACCGTGACGGACGTGTTCGCCGAACTTGAAAAGCCCGGCCGCGATCCGCGTCCCGCCTTCAAGACGGCGACCTTCCAGGAGGGCGTCGAGACTCTCAATGATCTCAGGCCCGGCATGACGCTCGAAGGCGTCGTCACTAATGTCGCGGCCTTCGGCGCCTTTGTCGATATCGGCGTGCATCAGGACGGCCTGGTGCATATCTCCGCCCTGTCGAAGGAATTCGTCAAAGATCCGCGCAGCGTGGTGAAGCCGGGCGACATTGTGAAAGTGAAGGTCATGGAGGTCGACGTTCCGCGCAAGCGCATCTCGCTCTCCATGCGGCTCGACGACGTTCCCGGCCAGCAGGCCAAGGGTGGACAAGCGCCTAGCCGCGATCAGAACCGCCCGCGCGGTCCGCAATCCTTCGGCGCGCCGCGCGGGGGGAAGCCGGCGGGCGATTCGCCCGGCGGCCTCGGCGAAGCGCTGCTCGCGGCCATGAAGCAGAAGGGCGGGCGCTAG
- a CDS encoding diacylglycerol kinase family protein — MICCALLAALLAPLIWLLRHLRRSESGDALAWRPYAEKPSEKRTAFSPRARLKSFSYAFEGLAFMMRTQHNAWIHAGATLAAIAAGAVLQARAEDWRWLVAAMSFVWVAEAVNTAFEHVCNVVSPQYSLEVKAAKDVAAGAVLLASMGAAAIGLLVFTPYLAAHF; from the coding sequence ATGATCTGCTGCGCCCTTCTCGCCGCGCTCCTCGCGCCGCTCATCTGGCTCTTGCGCCATCTTCGGCGTTCCGAAAGCGGGGATGCGCTCGCCTGGCGCCCCTATGCGGAGAAACCGAGCGAAAAGCGCACGGCCTTTTCGCCGCGCGCCCGCCTGAAAAGCTTCTCCTACGCTTTCGAGGGCCTCGCTTTCATGATGCGCACGCAGCACAACGCCTGGATCCATGCGGGCGCGACGCTTGCGGCGATCGCTGCGGGCGCCGTCTTGCAGGCGCGCGCCGAAGATTGGCGCTGGCTCGTCGCGGCGATGAGCTTCGTCTGGGTCGCCGAGGCCGTGAACACGGCTTTCGAGCATGTGTGCAATGTCGTGTCGCCGCAATACAGCCTGGAGGTGAAGGCGGCGAAGGACGTCGCCGCCGGCGCGGTCCTGCTCGCCTCCATGGGCGCGGCTGCGATCGGCCTTCTTGTCTTTACGCCCTATCTGGCGGCGCATTTCTAG
- a CDS encoding transcriptional regulator has translation MPKNETDSGRFSYEGLDRVIHEKARLGLLTSLVAHPKGLPFAELKRLCGLTDGNLSRHLQVLQEDGLVSIDKRFEAGRPLTTCRITTSGRKRFLDYLKVLESVVRDAEAGCAAATASPRLSGA, from the coding sequence ATGCCAAAGAACGAGACCGATAGCGGACGCTTCTCCTATGAAGGGCTCGACCGCGTCATCCATGAAAAAGCGCGGCTTGGCCTGCTGACGTCGCTCGTCGCGCATCCCAAGGGCCTTCCCTTCGCCGAGCTCAAGCGGCTTTGCGGCCTGACCGACGGCAATCTGAGCCGGCATTTGCAGGTGCTGCAGGAGGATGGGCTCGTCTCCATCGACAAGCGCTTCGAAGCCGGGCGGCCGCTCACCACCTGCCGGATCACGACATCCGGGCGCAAGCGTTTCCTGGACTATCTCAAAGTGCTCGAAAGCGTCGTCCGCGACGCGGAGGCCGGATGCGCCGCCGCAACCGCCTCGCCGCGTCTCTCGGGCGCCTGA
- a CDS encoding SEC-C metal-binding domain-containing protein: MKRGPRIVHGDKELVEKLGRADPCPCGSEKSFQALLPAKRAL; encoded by the coding sequence GTGAAGCGGGGCCCGAGAATCGTCCATGGCGACAAGGAGCTCGTGGAAAAACTCGGCCGCGCGGACCCATGCCCTTGCGGTTCGGAGAAAAGCTTTCAGGCGCTGCTGCCTGCGAAGCGGGCGCTATGA
- a CDS encoding TIGR02300 family protein, giving the protein MAKPELGAKRQCQSCATKFYDLNKDPIICPKCGAIFQVAALSRAAAAARVQEDESEIEKEAPDTVSLDEVEAEESAAETLDVEDDVEIEDTADDDDTFLEEEEGEDDVSGLIDGDIESDDEG; this is encoded by the coding sequence GTGGCCAAACCCGAACTCGGCGCCAAGCGCCAATGTCAGTCTTGCGCGACGAAATTCTACGACCTCAACAAGGATCCGATCATCTGCCCGAAATGCGGCGCGATCTTCCAGGTCGCCGCGCTGAGCCGCGCCGCCGCCGCCGCGCGCGTGCAGGAAGATGAGTCCGAGATCGAGAAGGAGGCTCCCGACACGGTGTCGCTCGACGAGGTCGAAGCGGAGGAATCCGCGGCGGAGACGCTGGACGTCGAAGACGACGTCGAAATCGAGGATACGGCCGACGACGACGACACCTTCCTCGAGGAGGAAGAAGGAGAGGATGACGTCTCGGGCCTCATCGACGGCGACATAGAGAGCGACGACGAGGGCTGA
- a CDS encoding MucR family transcriptional regulator: protein MNLTNNIELAADIVSAYVSNNSVPAGDLPQLISEVYNALLRVGSNVAPAPTEPPKPAVAVKRSVTNDYIICLEDGKKFKSLKRHLRTQYGLSPEEYREKWALPADYPMVAPNYAKARSNLAKQMGLGQQRRRQTRGK from the coding sequence ATGAACCTCACCAACAATATCGAACTCGCGGCCGACATCGTCTCCGCTTATGTCAGCAATAATTCCGTTCCCGCGGGCGATCTTCCGCAGCTGATCAGCGAAGTCTACAATGCGCTGCTCCGGGTGGGTTCGAACGTGGCGCCCGCCCCGACCGAGCCGCCGAAGCCCGCCGTCGCCGTCAAGCGGTCCGTCACGAACGACTACATCATCTGCCTCGAAGACGGTAAGAAATTCAAATCTCTAAAGCGCCATCTGCGGACCCAATACGGTCTCTCGCCCGAAGAATATCGCGAGAAATGGGCGCTGCCGGCCGACTATCCGATGGTCGCCCCCAATTATGCGAAGGCGCGCTCCAATCTCGCAAAGCAAATGGGTCTCGGCCAGCAGCGCCGCCGCCAGACCCGCGGCAAGTAA
- a CDS encoding MDR family oxidoreductase has product MSSFKAVLIDKTSGRYVAEYVQMDEAALMPGDVDVDVLYSAINYKDGLAVTGKGPVVRRFPMVPGVDLVARVARSTHDGFAPGEIVVATGCGIGEAHYGGFAQKARLSGDWLVKLPDSLSPARAMTVGTAGLTAMFCVLALERRGLTPEDGPAVVSGASGGVGSFAVALLAKSGWRVAAITGHAAEGDYLKSIGASEILARDDFAKPGKALQLQRFAAGIDAVGGATLANLLSQTQFDGAIAACGNVGGMDLPGSVAPFILRGVALLGVESVRPRIALRRQAWTRIASDLDAGMIDAMCEIIPFDHALERARSIVTGKIRGRVVVEMP; this is encoded by the coding sequence ATGTCCTCTTTCAAAGCCGTTCTCATCGACAAGACTTCCGGGCGTTACGTCGCGGAATATGTCCAGATGGACGAAGCGGCCCTCATGCCCGGCGACGTCGATGTCGACGTCCTGTATTCGGCCATCAATTACAAGGACGGTCTCGCGGTGACTGGAAAAGGGCCAGTGGTGCGGCGTTTTCCGATGGTCCCGGGAGTGGATCTCGTCGCCCGCGTCGCGAGGTCGACGCATGACGGCTTTGCGCCGGGCGAAATCGTCGTCGCAACGGGATGCGGGATCGGCGAGGCGCATTACGGGGGATTTGCGCAAAAAGCGCGGCTTTCCGGCGATTGGCTCGTGAAGCTGCCTGATTCGCTTTCGCCCGCGCGCGCCATGACCGTGGGCACGGCGGGCCTCACCGCCATGTTTTGCGTGCTGGCCCTGGAGCGGCGCGGCCTTACGCCAGAGGATGGACCAGCGGTGGTCTCGGGCGCGTCCGGGGGCGTCGGCTCTTTCGCGGTGGCGCTGCTCGCAAAATCGGGCTGGCGCGTCGCCGCCATTACCGGCCACGCGGCGGAGGGCGACTATCTCAAGTCGATCGGCGCAAGCGAGATTCTGGCGCGGGACGATTTCGCGAAGCCGGGAAAGGCGTTGCAATTGCAGCGCTTCGCCGCCGGAATAGACGCGGTCGGCGGCGCGACGCTCGCCAATCTGCTTTCCCAGACGCAGTTCGACGGCGCGATCGCCGCCTGCGGCAATGTCGGCGGGATGGATCTGCCGGGAAGCGTCGCGCCCTTCATCCTCCGCGGCGTCGCGCTTCTCGGCGTCGAAAGCGTGCGGCCGCGAATCGCGCTGCGCCGCCAAGCCTGGACCCGGATCGCTTCCGATCTGGACGCGGGCATGATCGACGCCATGTGTGAGATTATCCCCTTCGACCACGCGCTGGAGCGCGCGCGCTCGATCGTGACGGGAAAAATTCGGGGACGCGTGGTCGTCGAAATGCCTTGA
- a CDS encoding GreA/GreB family elongation factor yields the protein MSSAFTKEQEDDNPREDLPDRPVSSHRNLVTPEGLQQIDDALARLHGEIEAATSKDDQHAIALAQRDLRYWTARRASAEVVRPIADHSVVRFGHKVVVELEGGERRLFRLVGEDEADPSKNLIPYVAPLAQALMGKSVGDKVEVIHHSAKIVEIA from the coding sequence ATGAGTTCGGCTTTCACCAAGGAACAGGAAGACGACAATCCGCGCGAGGATCTGCCGGATCGTCCCGTCAGCTCGCATCGAAATCTGGTGACGCCGGAAGGTTTGCAGCAGATCGACGACGCCCTCGCCCGGCTCCACGGCGAGATCGAGGCGGCGACGTCGAAGGATGATCAGCATGCGATCGCGCTGGCGCAGCGCGATCTGCGTTACTGGACTGCGCGTCGGGCGAGCGCTGAAGTCGTGCGTCCCATCGCCGATCATTCGGTCGTTCGATTCGGGCACAAGGTCGTCGTGGAGCTGGAGGGCGGCGAGCGCCGCCTCTTCCGGCTCGTCGGCGAAGACGAGGCCGATCCCTCGAAGAATCTGATTCCCTATGTCGCTCCGCTCGCGCAAGCGCTGATGGGTAAAAGCGTCGGCGACAAGGTGGAGGTCATCCACCACAGCGCCAAGATCGTCGAAATCGCCTGA
- a CDS encoding AAA family ATPase produces MRTIAFVTQKGGAGKSTLASSVAVAARAAGERVFIADLDPLQTLVKWSGARESSDIGVEHVPPGKLAKAIAALEKKGVTLVVIDAPGHEGEAAAAAIRAADLCVIPARPNAFDLWASEKTRAGVKEAGVDYAFLLNQCPPAQQTARVELGAKALQAMGGLLAPLVSARVDYQEAARLGLGVTEYNPEGVAAEEMKELWGSIKRRLKRAPAKTAPAKITPAKQAVVEKPAPAPKAAPQKAAAAKPAVEAPKSAPKKPARKAA; encoded by the coding sequence ATGCGGACCATAGCTTTCGTCACGCAAAAGGGCGGGGCCGGCAAAAGCACGCTGGCGAGCAGCGTCGCCGTCGCCGCGCGCGCCGCCGGTGAACGCGTCTTCATCGCCGATCTCGATCCGCTGCAGACTCTGGTGAAATGGTCGGGCGCGCGCGAATCTTCGGATATCGGCGTCGAGCATGTGCCGCCGGGCAAGCTCGCCAAGGCGATCGCCGCGCTCGAAAAGAAAGGCGTGACTCTCGTCGTCATCGACGCGCCCGGCCATGAGGGCGAAGCCGCCGCCGCCGCCATTCGCGCCGCGGATCTCTGCGTCATCCCGGCGCGTCCCAACGCCTTCGATCTTTGGGCGAGCGAAAAGACCCGCGCGGGGGTGAAGGAGGCGGGCGTCGACTACGCCTTTCTGCTCAATCAATGCCCGCCCGCGCAGCAGACCGCGCGCGTCGAACTCGGCGCCAAGGCGCTGCAGGCCATGGGCGGACTGCTCGCCCCCCTCGTCTCCGCCCGCGTCGATTATCAGGAGGCGGCGCGCCTCGGCCTCGGCGTCACCGAATATAATCCGGAAGGCGTCGCAGCCGAGGAGATGAAGGAGCTCTGGGGTTCGATCAAGCGGCGCCTGAAGCGCGCGCCCGCCAAGACCGCGCCCGCCAAGATCACGCCCGCCAAGCAGGCGGTCGTCGAAAAGCCGGCGCCCGCCCCGAAAGCCGCACCCCAAAAGGCGGCGGCGGCGAAGCCGGCTGTCGAGGCGCCGAAGAGCGCGCCCAAAAAGCCCGCCAGAAAGGCGGCGTGA
- a CDS encoding replication-associated recombination protein A translates to MSDLFETAKLDENAPRPLADRLRPKRLDEVVGQDHLLGPAGALTRLVQGGSLGSLILWGPPGSGKTTVARLLAHETNLAFAQISAIFSGVADLKKTFEAARARRATGQGTLLFVDEIHRFNRAQQDSFLPVMEDGTITLIGATTENPSFELNAALLSRARVMTFKSLDAAAIEKLLARAEEMEGRKLPLDADAREALIAMADGDGRAALTLSEEIWRAAREGEIFDRAALAEVVQRRAPIYDKAQEGHYNLISALHKCVRGSDPDAALYYFARMLDAGEDPLFLARRIVRMAVEDIGLADPQALVVANAAKDAYDFLGSPEGELALAQALIYVATAPKSNAGYVAYKKARRLAEEKGSLMPPKIILNAPTKMMREEGYGEGYEYDHDAPDAFSGQNYWPESLKRQKLYRPVERGFERELAKRLDYWERLRRERNSK, encoded by the coding sequence ATGTCAGACCTCTTCGAAACGGCAAAGCTAGACGAAAACGCGCCGCGGCCGCTTGCGGACCGTCTGCGTCCAAAGCGTCTCGACGAGGTCGTCGGACAGGATCATCTGCTCGGGCCGGCCGGCGCATTGACGCGCCTCGTTCAAGGCGGTTCGCTGGGTTCGCTCATCCTCTGGGGTCCGCCAGGCTCCGGCAAGACGACCGTCGCGCGCTTGCTCGCGCATGAGACCAATCTGGCCTTCGCGCAAATTTCCGCGATCTTCTCCGGCGTCGCCGATTTGAAGAAAACCTTCGAGGCGGCGCGCGCGCGTCGCGCGACGGGCCAGGGCACATTGCTCTTCGTCGACGAGATTCACCGATTCAATCGCGCGCAGCAGGACAGTTTCCTCCCGGTGATGGAGGACGGCACCATCACCCTGATCGGCGCGACGACGGAGAATCCTTCCTTCGAACTCAACGCCGCGCTGTTGTCGCGCGCGCGCGTGATGACGTTCAAATCGCTCGACGCCGCCGCAATCGAGAAGCTGCTTGCGCGTGCGGAGGAGATGGAGGGCCGGAAGCTTCCGCTCGACGCCGATGCGCGCGAGGCGCTGATCGCCATGGCCGATGGCGACGGCCGCGCCGCGCTCACCTTGTCCGAAGAGATCTGGCGCGCCGCGCGCGAAGGCGAAATCTTCGATCGCGCGGCGCTCGCAGAGGTCGTGCAGCGCCGCGCGCCGATCTACGACAAGGCGCAGGAGGGCCATTACAATCTCATCAGCGCATTGCACAAATGCGTGCGCGGCTCGGACCCGGACGCGGCGCTTTATTATTTCGCGCGCATGCTCGACGCTGGCGAAGACCCGCTCTTTCTGGCGCGGCGCATCGTGCGTATGGCGGTGGAGGATATCGGCCTCGCCGACCCGCAGGCGCTCGTCGTCGCGAACGCCGCGAAGGACGCCTACGACTTTCTCGGTTCGCCCGAAGGCGAACTCGCGCTCGCGCAGGCGCTGATCTATGTGGCGACGGCTCCGAAATCCAACGCGGGCTATGTCGCTTACAAGAAAGCCCGCCGGCTCGCCGAGGAGAAGGGCTCGCTCATGCCCCCCAAAATCATTCTCAACGCGCCGACGAAGATGATGCGCGAAGAGGGCTATGGCGAGGGCTATGAATATGACCACGACGCGCCCGACGCCTTCTCCGGCCAGAATTACTGGCCCGAATCGCTGAAGCGCCAGAAACTCTATCGGCCCGTGGAGCGCGGCTTCGAGCGCGAATTGGCGAAAAGGCTCGATTACTGGGAGCGACTGCGGCGCGAACGCAACAGTAAATAG
- a CDS encoding outer membrane protein: protein MTKFPVAAGIALALVAGSALAADLPSRKGPPPAYIPPPPAFSWTGLYGGINIGYGFSAGGVQDGGLTVLPPATANHFAFWSAGAGVNGVAGGGQVGYNYQFNPWFVVGLEADIQAADINGVQNLVGPMPAPNNAATQASFVNSAKYVDWFGTVRGRLGVTLPSYPNLMVYGTGGFAYGGVNHTVGLAVVNSGPGAGSMIGKGVYDGVSTGWTAGGGVEWTPLSFPAWSLKVEYLYTNLGSTRVAASGPNANGFYYACCVFAGAHQAPTDWHTVRAGLNWHFNPFAAAPVVAKY, encoded by the coding sequence ATGACCAAATTTCCTGTCGCCGCCGGCATCGCGCTGGCTCTCGTCGCCGGTTCGGCGCTCGCCGCCGACCTCCCGTCCCGCAAGGGCCCGCCGCCGGCCTATATCCCGCCGCCGCCCGCCTTTTCCTGGACCGGCCTCTATGGCGGTATCAATATCGGCTACGGCTTCAGCGCCGGCGGCGTGCAGGATGGCGGCCTGACCGTTCTTCCGCCCGCGACCGCGAATCATTTCGCTTTCTGGTCGGCCGGCGCCGGCGTGAACGGCGTCGCGGGCGGCGGCCAGGTCGGCTATAACTACCAGTTCAACCCCTGGTTCGTCGTCGGCCTCGAAGCCGACATCCAGGCCGCCGACATCAACGGCGTCCAGAACCTCGTCGGCCCGATGCCGGCGCCGAACAACGCCGCCACGCAGGCTTCCTTCGTGAATTCCGCGAAGTATGTCGATTGGTTCGGCACCGTTCGCGGCCGTCTCGGCGTGACGCTGCCTTCCTATCCGAACCTGATGGTCTACGGCACGGGCGGCTTCGCTTACGGCGGCGTCAACCACACGGTCGGCCTGGCCGTCGTCAACTCCGGCCCCGGCGCCGGCAGCATGATCGGCAAGGGCGTCTATGACGGCGTTTCCACCGGCTGGACTGCGGGCGGCGGCGTGGAATGGACCCCGCTGTCCTTCCCGGCTTGGTCGCTCAAGGTCGAATATCTCTACACCAATCTTGGCAGCACCCGCGTCGCCGCGTCCGGCCCGAACGCCAATGGCTTCTACTATGCCTGCTGCGTCTTCGCCGGCGCCCATCAGGCTCCGACGGATTGGCACACGGTCCGCGCCGGCCTGAACTGGCACTTCAATCCTTTCGCCGCCGCTCCGGTCGTCGCGAAATACTAA
- a CDS encoding efflux RND transporter periplasmic adaptor subunit: MYRRTPLLLAILASLAVGAALPGLFAKFRGPGAEAPAQSVAGGAAPGADGLIKLSPEQVEAAKIGVAKAGPGVIKRQIAVPAAVKPDPDHLARVAAKVAGVVADMRKKLGDEAAKNETVAIIDSREVADAKSEYLAALANYDLQSKLFAREKGLFEKKITAEQLFLKAKAVFTEAKLRLDLARGKLAALDLSESEIAALPSQPIARLREKEIRAPIKGRIIERLVNLGQPVTAESQIYVMADLSEVEADLAVPVASLASVRVGQPVFLKGPDGRSFEGKVTIVNAMITPETRTGHVIASFKNPDFALHPGVLLNAEITIEQSPARVIVPRGAVQLVHNEPTIFVQTKDGFEKRAVELGDGDEASVEIAKGLSPGETIAVENSFVLKAEAGKSEIPEE; this comes from the coding sequence ATGTATCGCAGAACGCCCCTCCTTCTCGCGATTCTGGCGAGTCTCGCCGTCGGGGCCGCCCTGCCAGGGCTTTTCGCTAAATTTCGCGGCCCCGGCGCCGAGGCCCCCGCGCAATCGGTGGCGGGCGGAGCGGCTCCTGGAGCGGACGGACTCATCAAGCTTTCGCCGGAGCAGGTCGAGGCGGCGAAGATCGGCGTCGCCAAAGCGGGACCCGGCGTCATCAAGCGCCAGATCGCCGTTCCGGCGGCGGTGAAACCGGACCCCGACCATCTGGCGCGCGTCGCGGCGAAAGTCGCGGGCGTGGTCGCCGACATGCGCAAGAAGCTCGGCGACGAAGCGGCGAAGAACGAAACCGTCGCCATCATCGATTCGCGCGAGGTCGCCGACGCCAAGAGCGAATATCTCGCGGCGCTGGCGAATTACGATCTGCAATCGAAACTTTTCGCGCGCGAAAAGGGCCTCTTCGAGAAGAAGATCACGGCCGAACAGCTCTTCCTCAAAGCCAAGGCCGTTTTCACAGAGGCCAAACTCCGGCTCGATCTCGCGCGCGGCAAGCTCGCGGCGCTCGATCTTTCCGAAAGCGAGATCGCCGCGCTGCCGTCTCAGCCGATCGCCCGCCTTCGGGAGAAGGAAATCCGCGCGCCCATCAAAGGCCGGATCATCGAGCGCCTCGTCAATCTCGGCCAGCCCGTGACGGCCGAGAGCCAGATTTACGTCATGGCCGATCTCTCCGAGGTCGAGGCCGACCTCGCCGTGCCGGTCGCAAGCCTCGCCAGCGTCCGCGTCGGGCAGCCGGTTTTTCTCAAGGGTCCGGACGGCCGCAGCTTCGAAGGCAAGGTGACGATCGTCAACGCGATGATCACGCCCGAGACGCGCACCGGGCATGTCATCGCCTCTTTCAAAAATCCCGACTTCGCGCTTCACCCCGGCGTCCTGCTCAACGCCGAGATCACGATCGAGCAGAGCCCCGCAAGAGTGATCGTTCCCCGCGGCGCGGTGCAGCTCGTGCACAATGAACCGACCATCTTCGTTCAGACGAAAGACGGCTTCGAGAAGCGCGCCGTCGAATTGGGCGACGGCGATGAAGCTTCCGTGGAGATCGCAAAGGGCCTTTCGCCCGGCGAGACGATCGCCGTCGAGAACAGCTTCGTGTTGAAGGCCGAAGCGGGCAAGAGCGAGATCCCGGAGGAGTGA